One window of the Maylandia zebra isolate NMK-2024a linkage group LG19, Mzebra_GT3a, whole genome shotgun sequence genome contains the following:
- the colec11 gene encoding collectin-11 isoform X1 has translation MTGEKLLLPMILMSVVMSLLPMQTSYGQHLPEESCTVQILVPGLKGEPGEKGQKGAPGRPGRVGPPGETGPPGVKGHKGIMGRYGKVGPSGMKGSKGDPGDPGTRGPDGEPGVPCECAPIRRMIGEMDILVAQLSSELKFIKNALPSPAAVAGIKETDSKVYLLVKEAKRYTEAEGYCQTRGGHLVMPKDEGANAAIAGYITDAGLSRVYIGIHDLEREGVFTYVDHSPMTTFSKWRKGEPNNAYDDEDCAEMVTSGEWTDVACHPTMYFVCEFDKDNI, from the exons ATGACCGGTGAGAAACTGTTACTGCCAATGATACTAATGTCTGTAGTGATGAGTTTATTACCAATGCAGACATCATATGGACAACACTTGCCAGAGGAGTCTTGCACTGTTCAGATCCTTGTCCCTGGACTCAAAG GAGAACCCGGAGAAAAAGGACAAAAGGGAGCACCTGGGAGACCAGGAAGAGTTGGTCCGCCAGGGGAGACTG GTCCACCTGGGGTCAAAGGACACAAAGGCATTATGGGACGTTATGGAAAAGTTGGCCCAAGTGGAATGAAAG GATCCAAGGGAGATCCAGGTGACCCTGGTACAAGGGGCCCAGACGGAGAGCCAG GGGTTCCCTGTGAGTGTGCGCCAATTAGAAGGATGATTGGAGAAATGGACATTCTTGTGGCTCAGCTTTCCTCAGAActaaaattcattaaaaatg CACtgccctcccctgcagctgttGCTGGCATTAAGGAAACAGACAGTAAAGTCTATCTGTTGGTGAAGGAAGCGAAGCGCTACACCGAGGCTGAGGGCTACTGCCAGACGAGGGGAGGGCACCTGGTCATGCCGAAGGATGAGGGAGCAAACGCAGCCATCGCAGGGTATATAACCGACGCTGGCCTGAGCAGAGTTTACATTGGCATTCATGACCTCGAGCGCGAAGGTGTTTTCACCTACGTAGATCACTCTCCCATGACCACTTTCAGCAAATGGAGAAAAGGAGAACCCAACAATGCCTATGATGATGAGGACTGTGCTGAGATGGTGACCTCTGGGGAGTGGACTGATGTGGCGTGCCACCCGACAATGTATTTTGTTTGTGAATTTGACAAGGACAACATCTGA
- the colec11 gene encoding collectin-11 isoform X2: protein MTGEKLLLPMILMSVVMSLLPMQTSYGQHLPEESCTVQILVPGLKGEPGEKGQKGAPGRPGRVGPPGETGPPGVKGHKGIMGRYGKVGPSGMKGSKGDPGDPGTRGPDGEPGVPCECAPIRRMIGEMDILVAQLSSELKFIKNAVAGIKETDSKVYLLVKEAKRYTEAEGYCQTRGGHLVMPKDEGANAAIAGYITDAGLSRVYIGIHDLEREGVFTYVDHSPMTTFSKWRKGEPNNAYDDEDCAEMVTSGEWTDVACHPTMYFVCEFDKDNI, encoded by the exons ATGACCGGTGAGAAACTGTTACTGCCAATGATACTAATGTCTGTAGTGATGAGTTTATTACCAATGCAGACATCATATGGACAACACTTGCCAGAGGAGTCTTGCACTGTTCAGATCCTTGTCCCTGGACTCAAAG GAGAACCCGGAGAAAAAGGACAAAAGGGAGCACCTGGGAGACCAGGAAGAGTTGGTCCGCCAGGGGAGACTG GTCCACCTGGGGTCAAAGGACACAAAGGCATTATGGGACGTTATGGAAAAGTTGGCCCAAGTGGAATGAAAG GATCCAAGGGAGATCCAGGTGACCCTGGTACAAGGGGCCCAGACGGAGAGCCAG GGGTTCCCTGTGAGTGTGCGCCAATTAGAAGGATGATTGGAGAAATGGACATTCTTGTGGCTCAGCTTTCCTCAGAActaaaattcattaaaaatg ctgttGCTGGCATTAAGGAAACAGACAGTAAAGTCTATCTGTTGGTGAAGGAAGCGAAGCGCTACACCGAGGCTGAGGGCTACTGCCAGACGAGGGGAGGGCACCTGGTCATGCCGAAGGATGAGGGAGCAAACGCAGCCATCGCAGGGTATATAACCGACGCTGGCCTGAGCAGAGTTTACATTGGCATTCATGACCTCGAGCGCGAAGGTGTTTTCACCTACGTAGATCACTCTCCCATGACCACTTTCAGCAAATGGAGAAAAGGAGAACCCAACAATGCCTATGATGATGAGGACTGTGCTGAGATGGTGACCTCTGGGGAGTGGACTGATGTGGCGTGCCACCCGACAATGTATTTTGTTTGTGAATTTGACAAGGACAACATCTGA
- the dcdc2c gene encoding doublecortin domain-containing protein 2C isoform X1 — MPSTTGRSDLPPTKIIVVYRNGDAYFPGRKVVVNPRYVPYFDNFLTSLTKGIEAPFGAVRRLYTATQGHQVHHLDDLQHGSEYVAAGNEAFKKLNYCEIAAKKPQNKKKEQIQPVVHSRIVVSARWKRTADESCTINVFTNGEVLVPPARIRIPKYTLRSWENVLAMVTEKVRLRTGAVFRLCTLNGHPVSGPTELENNHYYVAVGSEKFKALPYYQCVPRRDLLRENNMTEGQGILPSTKIKRCAKNVTSSGEDLEHTARGQTKKLTAKAERTKQQGQVSKNPVLFPPVEGSVFNAQNKRSEMAGAAEVQEDRQLKVDLPIDQVEAKIVEEEYEDGNRCASSCKASLRDSDDSSTQRSSTTDSGKNEAKEREASSKLGRTRSQMSLFFKGRKLKLQH; from the exons ATGCCCAGCACAACAGGGAGAAGTGACTTGCCACCCACAAAAATAATCGTCGTCTACAGGAACGGAGATGCCTATTTTCCCGGCAGGAAAGTAGTTGTGAATCCGCGGTACGTGCCATACTTTGACAACTTTTTGACATCTCTGACCAAAGGGATTGAAGCACCTTTTGGCGCTGTGAGGAGGCTCTACACCGCCACACAAGGCCACCAAGTTCACCATCTGGATGACCTTCAGCACGGGAGTGAGTATGTCGCGGCCGGAAATGAGGCGTTCAAGAAACTGAA TTATTGTGAAATAGCAGCCAAGAAGCCAcagaataagaaaaaagaacag ATCCAACCTGTTGTTCACAGCAGGATAGTAGTTTCTGCCCGCTGGAAGAGAACTGCTGATGAGTCTTGCACAATAAA TGTCTTCACCAACGGAGAAGTGCTGGTTCCTCCGGCTCGAATACGGATCCCAAAGTATACCCTTAGAAGCTGGGAAAACGTTTTAGCTATGGTGACAGAGAAAGTGCGTCTTCGCACGGGTGCTGTTTTCAG GCTTTGCACATTAAATGGACACCCTGTCTCCGGTCCCACTGAACTGGAGAACAACCACTACTATGTTGCAGTCGGTTCAGAAAAGTTTAAGGCTCTCCCATATTACCAGTGTGTCCCCAGGAGGGATTTGCTTAGGGAAAATAACATGACTGAAGG CCAAGGCATCCTGCCCAGTACCAAAATCAAAAGATGTGCAAAGAATGTG ACAAGCTCTGGAGAAGACCTTGAGCACACAGCCAGGGGCCAGACAAAGAAACTCACAGCCAAGGCAGAGAGAACCAAACAACAAGGGCAGGTGTCCAAGAACCCAGTTCTCTTCCCCCCAGTGG AGGGCAGCGTGTTcaatgcacaaaacaaaaggagtgaGATGGCAGGAGCAGCAGAGGTGCAGGAAGACCGCCAGTTGAAGGTGGATCTGCCAATTGATCAG GTTGAGGCCAAGATAGTTGAAGAGGAGTATGAAGATGGGAATCGTTGTGCGAGTTCCTGCAAGGCCTCCCTCCGTGATTCAGATGACTCGAGTACGCAAAGGTCTTCCACCACAGATTCCGGGAAAAAT GAGGCTAAAGAGAGGGAGGCGTCTTCCAAGCTCGGCAGAACACGGTCGCAGATGTCCCTGTTTTTCAAGG gaagaaaatTGAAACTTCAACATTAG
- the dcdc2c gene encoding doublecortin domain-containing protein 2 isoform X3, with product MPSTTGRSDLPPTKIIVVYRNGDAYFPGRKVVVNPRYVPYFDNFLTSLTKGIEAPFGAVRRLYTATQGHQVHHLDDLQHGSEYVAAGNEAFKKLNYCEIAAKKPQNKKKEQIQPVVHSRIVVSARWKRTADESCTINVFTNGEVLVPPARIRIPKYTLRSWENVLAMVTEKVRLRTGAVFRLCTLNGHPVSGPTELENNHYYVAVGSEKFKALPYYQCVPRRDLLRENNMTEGQGILPSTKIKRCAKNVTSSGEDLEHTARGQTKKLTAKAERTKQQGQVSKNPVLFPPVEGSVFNAQNKRSEMAGAAEVQEDRQLKVDLPIDQVEAKIVEEEYEDGNRCASSCKASLRDSDDSSTQRSSTTDSGKNEEN from the exons ATGCCCAGCACAACAGGGAGAAGTGACTTGCCACCCACAAAAATAATCGTCGTCTACAGGAACGGAGATGCCTATTTTCCCGGCAGGAAAGTAGTTGTGAATCCGCGGTACGTGCCATACTTTGACAACTTTTTGACATCTCTGACCAAAGGGATTGAAGCACCTTTTGGCGCTGTGAGGAGGCTCTACACCGCCACACAAGGCCACCAAGTTCACCATCTGGATGACCTTCAGCACGGGAGTGAGTATGTCGCGGCCGGAAATGAGGCGTTCAAGAAACTGAA TTATTGTGAAATAGCAGCCAAGAAGCCAcagaataagaaaaaagaacag ATCCAACCTGTTGTTCACAGCAGGATAGTAGTTTCTGCCCGCTGGAAGAGAACTGCTGATGAGTCTTGCACAATAAA TGTCTTCACCAACGGAGAAGTGCTGGTTCCTCCGGCTCGAATACGGATCCCAAAGTATACCCTTAGAAGCTGGGAAAACGTTTTAGCTATGGTGACAGAGAAAGTGCGTCTTCGCACGGGTGCTGTTTTCAG GCTTTGCACATTAAATGGACACCCTGTCTCCGGTCCCACTGAACTGGAGAACAACCACTACTATGTTGCAGTCGGTTCAGAAAAGTTTAAGGCTCTCCCATATTACCAGTGTGTCCCCAGGAGGGATTTGCTTAGGGAAAATAACATGACTGAAGG CCAAGGCATCCTGCCCAGTACCAAAATCAAAAGATGTGCAAAGAATGTG ACAAGCTCTGGAGAAGACCTTGAGCACACAGCCAGGGGCCAGACAAAGAAACTCACAGCCAAGGCAGAGAGAACCAAACAACAAGGGCAGGTGTCCAAGAACCCAGTTCTCTTCCCCCCAGTGG AGGGCAGCGTGTTcaatgcacaaaacaaaaggagtgaGATGGCAGGAGCAGCAGAGGTGCAGGAAGACCGCCAGTTGAAGGTGGATCTGCCAATTGATCAG GTTGAGGCCAAGATAGTTGAAGAGGAGTATGAAGATGGGAATCGTTGTGCGAGTTCCTGCAAGGCCTCCCTCCGTGATTCAGATGACTCGAGTACGCAAAGGTCTTCCACCACAGATTCCGGGAAAAAT gaagaaaatTGA
- the dcdc2c gene encoding doublecortin domain-containing protein 2 isoform X2 has protein sequence MPSTTGRSDLPPTKIIVVYRNGDAYFPGRKVVVNPRYVPYFDNFLTSLTKGIEAPFGAVRRLYTATQGHQVHHLDDLQHGSEYVAAGNEAFKKLNYCEIAAKKPQNKKKEQIQPVVHSRIVVSARWKRTADESCTINVFTNGEVLVPPARIRIPKYTLRSWENVLAMVTEKVRLRTGAVFRLCTLNGHPVSGPTELENNHYYVAVGSEKFKALPYYQCVPRRDLLRENNMTEGQGILPSTKIKRCAKNVTSSGEDLEHTARGQTKKLTAKAERTKQQGQVSKNPVLFPPVEGSVFNAQNKRSEMAGAAEVQEDRQLKVDLPIDQVEAKIVEEEYEDGNRCASSCKASLRDSDDSSTQRSSTTDSGKNQILI, from the exons ATGCCCAGCACAACAGGGAGAAGTGACTTGCCACCCACAAAAATAATCGTCGTCTACAGGAACGGAGATGCCTATTTTCCCGGCAGGAAAGTAGTTGTGAATCCGCGGTACGTGCCATACTTTGACAACTTTTTGACATCTCTGACCAAAGGGATTGAAGCACCTTTTGGCGCTGTGAGGAGGCTCTACACCGCCACACAAGGCCACCAAGTTCACCATCTGGATGACCTTCAGCACGGGAGTGAGTATGTCGCGGCCGGAAATGAGGCGTTCAAGAAACTGAA TTATTGTGAAATAGCAGCCAAGAAGCCAcagaataagaaaaaagaacag ATCCAACCTGTTGTTCACAGCAGGATAGTAGTTTCTGCCCGCTGGAAGAGAACTGCTGATGAGTCTTGCACAATAAA TGTCTTCACCAACGGAGAAGTGCTGGTTCCTCCGGCTCGAATACGGATCCCAAAGTATACCCTTAGAAGCTGGGAAAACGTTTTAGCTATGGTGACAGAGAAAGTGCGTCTTCGCACGGGTGCTGTTTTCAG GCTTTGCACATTAAATGGACACCCTGTCTCCGGTCCCACTGAACTGGAGAACAACCACTACTATGTTGCAGTCGGTTCAGAAAAGTTTAAGGCTCTCCCATATTACCAGTGTGTCCCCAGGAGGGATTTGCTTAGGGAAAATAACATGACTGAAGG CCAAGGCATCCTGCCCAGTACCAAAATCAAAAGATGTGCAAAGAATGTG ACAAGCTCTGGAGAAGACCTTGAGCACACAGCCAGGGGCCAGACAAAGAAACTCACAGCCAAGGCAGAGAGAACCAAACAACAAGGGCAGGTGTCCAAGAACCCAGTTCTCTTCCCCCCAGTGG AGGGCAGCGTGTTcaatgcacaaaacaaaaggagtgaGATGGCAGGAGCAGCAGAGGTGCAGGAAGACCGCCAGTTGAAGGTGGATCTGCCAATTGATCAG GTTGAGGCCAAGATAGTTGAAGAGGAGTATGAAGATGGGAATCGTTGTGCGAGTTCCTGCAAGGCCTCCCTCCGTGATTCAGATGACTCGAGTACGCAAAGGTCTTCCACCACAGATTCCGGGAAAAAT
- the dcdc2c gene encoding doublecortin domain-containing protein 2 isoform X4 has translation MPSTTGRSDLPPTKIIVVYRNGDAYFPGRKVVVNPRYVPYFDNFLTSLTKGIEAPFGAVRRLYTATQGHQVHHLDDLQHGSEYVAAGNEAFKKLNYCEIAAKKPQNKKKEQIQPVVHSRIVVSARWKRTADESCTINVFTNGEVLVPPARIRIPKYTLRSWENVLAMVTEKVRLRTGAVFSQGILPSTKIKRCAKNVTSSGEDLEHTARGQTKKLTAKAERTKQQGQVSKNPVLFPPVEGSVFNAQNKRSEMAGAAEVQEDRQLKVDLPIDQVEAKIVEEEYEDGNRCASSCKASLRDSDDSSTQRSSTTDSGKNEAKEREASSKLGRTRSQMSLFFKGRKLKLQH, from the exons ATGCCCAGCACAACAGGGAGAAGTGACTTGCCACCCACAAAAATAATCGTCGTCTACAGGAACGGAGATGCCTATTTTCCCGGCAGGAAAGTAGTTGTGAATCCGCGGTACGTGCCATACTTTGACAACTTTTTGACATCTCTGACCAAAGGGATTGAAGCACCTTTTGGCGCTGTGAGGAGGCTCTACACCGCCACACAAGGCCACCAAGTTCACCATCTGGATGACCTTCAGCACGGGAGTGAGTATGTCGCGGCCGGAAATGAGGCGTTCAAGAAACTGAA TTATTGTGAAATAGCAGCCAAGAAGCCAcagaataagaaaaaagaacag ATCCAACCTGTTGTTCACAGCAGGATAGTAGTTTCTGCCCGCTGGAAGAGAACTGCTGATGAGTCTTGCACAATAAA TGTCTTCACCAACGGAGAAGTGCTGGTTCCTCCGGCTCGAATACGGATCCCAAAGTATACCCTTAGAAGCTGGGAAAACGTTTTAGCTATGGTGACAGAGAAAGTGCGTCTTCGCACGGGTGCTGTTTTCAG CCAAGGCATCCTGCCCAGTACCAAAATCAAAAGATGTGCAAAGAATGTG ACAAGCTCTGGAGAAGACCTTGAGCACACAGCCAGGGGCCAGACAAAGAAACTCACAGCCAAGGCAGAGAGAACCAAACAACAAGGGCAGGTGTCCAAGAACCCAGTTCTCTTCCCCCCAGTGG AGGGCAGCGTGTTcaatgcacaaaacaaaaggagtgaGATGGCAGGAGCAGCAGAGGTGCAGGAAGACCGCCAGTTGAAGGTGGATCTGCCAATTGATCAG GTTGAGGCCAAGATAGTTGAAGAGGAGTATGAAGATGGGAATCGTTGTGCGAGTTCCTGCAAGGCCTCCCTCCGTGATTCAGATGACTCGAGTACGCAAAGGTCTTCCACCACAGATTCCGGGAAAAAT GAGGCTAAAGAGAGGGAGGCGTCTTCCAAGCTCGGCAGAACACGGTCGCAGATGTCCCTGTTTTTCAAGG gaagaaaatTGAAACTTCAACATTAG